The proteins below are encoded in one region of Acidobacteriota bacterium:
- a CDS encoding sensor histidine kinase: protein MRTLRVRFAVMLATAAVVPLLTYGAVSLYSLSKGTRLTVEAGNLNVARQVAEQVRRYISTNLQILQALAADLENTNLTPEQTDRILKNYVLRFPEFRELTVVDGSGSAMATSRLGPPDVLKAPEFKELTSVRSRLGAAAGGTIVDGVRMSPVFVDGDMLPTTLVAAPLGRGQQQAGWLVGEFSIEELWRMVGRIRIGTWGYALVLGPGGELLAHGNPEERSRVATDALARTQGGGPRGSDPTTNAIVDQLRTAGRDQAVVREDERPTGGRLLAVGVGIPDLGWTVVVSQPTREANAVAERYRDTLVAAISLALVIMILVGSVWGRSLITPITALIKGTQAIAEGRLDERVAIESKSELGSLGAAFNGMADRLVELQDNVRKQERHAMFGRVAAGLVHDLSHPFKNVQNNCRLMLKMHDDPEYREMFRRTVDREFGTIKRVFEDLRNIARPMPLEHFPLDVNTLVADIGESMRANADTAGVALSVELGSTRLYILGDMFALGRVCRNLVLNAIEATPPQGSIVMTTAALDGKVQIRVADTGCGIPPERIVTMFEDFATTKRQGLGLGLAIVKKIVEQLGGTVSASSEVGRGTTFVLEFGRISPPEAAG from the coding sequence ATGAGGACGCTGCGCGTCAGATTTGCCGTCATGCTGGCGACGGCGGCCGTGGTGCCGCTGCTCACGTACGGCGCGGTGTCGCTTTATTCGCTCAGCAAAGGCACGCGGCTCACCGTGGAAGCGGGCAACCTCAACGTCGCGCGCCAGGTCGCCGAACAGGTGCGGCGCTACATCTCCACGAACCTCCAGATTCTCCAGGCGCTGGCCGCAGACCTGGAGAACACGAACCTCACTCCCGAGCAGACCGATCGCATCCTGAAGAACTACGTCCTGCGTTTTCCGGAGTTCCGCGAACTCACGGTGGTCGACGGCTCCGGAAGCGCCATGGCGACCAGCCGCCTGGGTCCGCCAGATGTCCTGAAGGCCCCGGAGTTCAAGGAACTCACATCGGTTCGATCCAGGCTGGGTGCGGCGGCCGGCGGGACGATCGTGGATGGCGTCCGGATGTCGCCCGTATTCGTCGACGGCGACATGTTGCCGACCACGCTTGTGGCCGCGCCGTTAGGCCGCGGTCAGCAACAGGCCGGATGGCTTGTCGGCGAGTTCAGCATAGAAGAACTCTGGCGGATGGTCGGCCGCATCCGCATCGGCACATGGGGCTACGCGCTGGTCCTCGGTCCCGGCGGCGAATTGCTCGCGCATGGCAATCCCGAGGAGCGGTCGAGGGTCGCCACCGACGCTCTCGCACGGACACAGGGCGGCGGGCCACGCGGCAGCGATCCAACCACCAACGCGATCGTCGATCAATTACGCACGGCTGGCCGGGATCAGGCGGTCGTGCGGGAAGACGAACGACCCACCGGCGGGCGCCTGCTCGCGGTCGGCGTCGGCATTCCCGATCTCGGCTGGACGGTCGTCGTCTCGCAGCCGACGCGGGAGGCGAACGCGGTGGCCGAACGCTATCGAGACACGCTGGTGGCCGCCATCAGCCTGGCGCTGGTGATCATGATTCTGGTCGGCTCGGTGTGGGGCCGATCGCTCATCACGCCGATCACCGCCCTCATCAAGGGCACGCAGGCCATCGCCGAGGGACGACTCGACGAGCGGGTCGCGATCGAGTCGAAGTCGGAACTCGGGAGTCTGGGTGCCGCGTTCAACGGGATGGCCGATCGCCTCGTGGAACTGCAGGACAACGTCCGCAAGCAGGAGCGCCATGCGATGTTCGGACGCGTGGCTGCCGGTTTGGTGCATGACCTGTCGCACCCGTTCAAGAACGTCCAGAACAACTGTCGGCTGATGCTCAAGATGCACGACGACCCGGAGTACCGGGAGATGTTCCGCCGGACCGTCGATCGCGAGTTCGGCACGATCAAGCGCGTGTTCGAGGATCTCCGCAACATCGCGCGGCCGATGCCGCTCGAGCACTTCCCGCTCGACGTCAACACCCTGGTGGCCGACATCGGTGAGTCGATGCGCGCCAACGCCGACACGGCGGGCGTAGCGCTCAGTGTGGAACTGGGCAGCACGCGCCTGTACATCCTGGGCGACATGTTCGCGCTCGGCCGCGTCTGCCGGAATCTGGTGTTGAATGCGATCGAAGCCACCCCGCCACAGGGCAGCATCGTGATGACAACGGCTGCCCTCGACGGAAAGGTCCAGATACGCGTGGCCGACACCGGATGTGGCATCCCGCCTGAGCGGATCGTCACCATGTTCGAGGATTTCGCGACCACCAAGCGTCAAGGCCTCGGTCTCGGCCTGGCCATCGTCAAGAAGATCGTCGAGCAGTTGGGAGGAACGGTCAGCGCGTCGAGCGAGGTCGGGCGGGGAACGACGTTCGTGCTGGAGTTCGGGCGAATCTCACCGCCGGAGGCGGCAGGATAG
- a CDS encoding HU family DNA-binding protein — translation MAEARRMGKSELFAHFAERFEVKRVMAREFFEELTMLSEKELKRSGEFVLPDMVKLVIQKRKARLGRNPATGEPIKIPAKTVVKARIAKKLKDAVLPRK, via the coding sequence ATGGCTGAGGCCCGTAGGATGGGCAAGTCGGAACTGTTTGCGCACTTTGCCGAGCGCTTCGAAGTGAAGCGGGTAATGGCGCGCGAGTTCTTCGAAGAGCTGACCATGCTCTCGGAGAAGGAACTGAAGCGCTCGGGCGAGTTCGTGCTCCCCGACATGGTGAAGTTGGTGATCCAGAAGCGCAAGGCCCGCCTGGGGCGCAACCCGGCGACGGGTGAGCCCATCAAGATCCCGGCCAAGACCGTGGTCAAGGCGCGCATTGCCAAGAAGCTGAAGGACGCCGTTCTTCCGCGCAAGTAA